One Spodoptera frugiperda isolate SF20-4 chromosome 30, AGI-APGP_CSIRO_Sfru_2.0, whole genome shotgun sequence genomic window carries:
- the LOC118269964 gene encoding scavenger receptor class B member 1: protein MVVGTLQQVPSKGRISIMKIQNFTVQKRHSVIRLSYGLLLAIIGTIMAAINPLDIVTTWYMDIREGSFLYNMWANPTYEMFSEMFVFNYTNAQEYLNGADKVLRVNEVGPFTFQEMRTNENIRIDKEKGVMTMNPRLKLKFLLDKSVADTHNVTVKIPNIALVAMSTLAADKLGYFANAGAYYSMSALGSKLFKDLSVEEMFWGYHDPIVTIANSLLPGWIDFAKIGLLDRFYSQKNESSEVELANVTRRYSLNSWDNSSGLLEQGFTDLETSTPCNRIKGSFEGLMLPANYPKGKNITIFRKQACRNYPFSFVKESKSENTGLNSFLYTMDPTAFSSTSPFACNCSDSCPPEGFVDVSNCYYGFPISLSKPHMMDTDPLQQSYFEGMNPDIKKHGSHFELEPTIGAPLSFSIKIQINLAVRMNEGNPITAPFKDKVLPIMWFALSCKQPPSDVITLLRLRLLYAPPLMITLEVIMIIAGLVLAGQGLHRIWKPKYKIIPPKDIPVPIVRRKSSERRRSSVILNMAENVGFTFKDDEDLAKEAVSLLAINEEDSEFVDLLVSSDNE from the exons ATGGTTGTAGGCACCCTACAACAGGTCCCCAGTAAGGGGCGAATATCGATTATGAAAATACAAAACTTTACAGTTCAAAAACGAC ATTCTGTCATCAGATTATCGTATGGCCTTTTGCTGGCGATAATAGGAACCATAATGGCTGCTATAAATCCTTTAGACATCGTTACTACATGG TACATGGACATACGGGAAGGTTCGTTCCTGTACAACATGTGGGCGAACCCCACGTACGAGATGTTCTCCGAGATGTTTGTGTTCAACTACACCAACGCGCAGGAGTACCTCAATGGGGCTGATAAGGTGCTGAGGGTTAACGAAGTCGGACCTTTCACTTTTca AGAAATGCGAACGAACGAGAACATACGGATAGACAAGGAGAAAGGAGTGATGACTATGAACCCGCGGCTGAAGCTGAAGTTCCTGCTGGACAAGTCTGTCGCCGACACTCATAATGTCACCGTGAAGATACCGAACATCGCTCTTGTT GCCATGAGCACATTAGCAGCAGACAAGCTGGGCTACTTCGCGAACGCTGGAGCCTATTACTCCATGTCAGCTCTTGGCTCCAAGCTGTTCAAGGACCTGTCTGTTGAGGAGATGTTCTGGGGTTACCATGACCCCATTGTTACCATTGCCAACTCTTTGCTACCTGGCTGGATTGATTTCGCGAAGATTGGGCTTCTGGATCGg TTCTACTCACAAAAAAACGAGTCATCCGAGGTTGAACTGGCGAATGTGACCAGGCGGTACTCCTTAAACTCCTGGGACAATAGCAGTGGTCTTCTGGAGCAAGGGTTCACGGACTTGGAAACTAG CACACCATGTAACAGAATCAAAGGGTCATTCGAAGGTCTGATGCTGCCAGCCAACTACCCCAAGGGGAAGAACATCACCATCTTCAGGAAGCAAGCCTGCAGGAACTACCCGTTCTCTTTTGTCAAAGAAAGCAAGAGTGAGAATACTGGACTGAACTCTTTTTT ATACACAATGGACCCAACAGCTTTCAGCAGCACCTCTCCCTTTGCCTGCAACTGCAGCGACAGCTGTCCTCCTGAAGGATTCGTAGATGTCAGCAATTGTTACTATG GTTTCCCAATATCTCTATCGAAACCTCACATGATGGATACAGATCCTCTGCAGCAATCGTACTTTGAAGGAATGAATCCGGACATCAAGAAGCATGGATCACACTTTGAATTGGAACCG acTATCGGAGCACCGCTGAGCTTCTCCATCAAGATTCAGATCAACCTGGCAGTGAGGATGAACGAGGGCAACCCGATCACAGCTCCATTCAAGGACAAGGTGCTGCCTATCATGTGGTTCGCTCTG TCCTGCAAGCAACCACCATCAGACGTGATCACCCTACTCCGCCTCCGCCTGCTCTACGCACCACCCTTAATGATCACACTGGAAGTCATCATGATCATCGCAGGCCTAGTCCTAGCTGGCCAGGGTCTTCACAGGATCTGGAAACCCAAGTACAAGATCATCCCACCAAAGGATATCCCTGTTCCTATTGTGAGGAGAAAGAGTTCGGAAAGGAGAAGAAGTAGTGTCATTTTAAATATGGCTGAGAATGTAGGATTTACTTTTAAGGATGATGAGGACCTGGCCAAAGAGGCTGTGTCCCTCTTAGCTATTAATGAGGAAGATAGTGAATTCGTAGATTTACTGGTCAGTTCTGACAATGAGTGA
- the LOC118275773 gene encoding uncharacterized protein LOC118275773, producing MLFRCAKHTFTKFNKHGKYPVTSSNYSVSDHVSLKTYIANRYGPDSVKLIKQLERARKKCGCLEESLNFLVKCRDADVIPVCVRLKPRQDIHNSASILRNASVKLLRKVIRNTRYQMDENSRELYYLHLKCSALLTSGDFDICDRITYLQAKRSQEMSAAVKQQKYESLIRTQKPVSDNDKNSLETRTVVNLSDKVLSQGALRVLERGLNFAPTPNHIPYEEVIGSVEEVIRRNQIPASDADVLRQDTAVALRHAKLPTPNITTEEKAALRNLRQDEDVLVLKADKGNATVVMNVTEYDKKIRHLLSDVNTYKRVNYNPTARTNRSTHKILKECQHILTDDTFKYLLRPRNVQPPKIYGLPKVHKPNVPLRPIVSQIDSPTYHLAKHVASILQPLVGRSTSYVKDSRHFIDILQSIKLRPNDLLVSFDVESLFTNVPVADCMEVVKLRLQENNIPLEYVKLLHHCLCTSYFVYQGQYYLQIDGVAMGSPVAPVVANIWMEHFEQLAISTATTSIKLWKRYVDDVFCIIEGSEQEVKVCLAHLNNMHAKINFTYELENERTLPFLDVKILVRADGSLGHSVYRKSTHTDRYLQADSHHHPRQLNSVVTSLTNRAYDLCDEEHLQEELTHVMKVLQSNGYRIAKHKKKPTNRHRRCEVERQPAFMPYVKGVTDKVANILHKYAIKTVFTPFRKVSQMLRSPKDSFPLERPGVYKVDCSCGKSYIGQTKRTVACRISEHIRAVKNNDAQKSAIAQHILEAGSNHWIELHYPQVISTERHYIPRLVREAIEITKYKNFNREDGFQLSRAWNPVVQLCKTRKSAKKEKSSRADTVSFVCRELNRDTSDNGSGVSDVSKKRTRKRVDRFVCS from the exons ATGTTGTTTAGATGTGCCAAGCATACTTTCAC caaattcaataaacatggtaaatatcccgtcacaagttctaattatagtgttagtgaccatgtcagtttaaaaacttatatcgcgAACCGGTACGGGCCGGATagtgttaaattaataaaacaactagAACGCGCGCGGAAAAAGTGTGGTTGTTTGGAGGAGTCCTTGAACTTTTTAGTTAAGTGCAGAGATGCGGACGTTATCCCTGTATGTGTGAGACTGAAACCTCGGCAGGACATCCACAACTCCGCTAGTATTCTACGGAACGCGAGTGTAAAGTTGCTACGGAAGGTTATCCGCAATACCAGATACCAAATGGATGAGAACAGTCGTGAGTTGTATTATTTGCATCTTAAATGTAGTGCGTTGTTGACATCTGGTGACTTCGATATTTGTGATCGTATTACCTACTTGCAAGCCAAACGCTCTCAAGAAATGAGTGCAGCGGTCAAACAACAAAAGTATGAGTCACTGATTCGAACACAAAAACCGGTAAGTGACAACGATAAAAACTCACTAGAAACTCGAACGGTTGTTAATTTGTCCGATAAGGTATTGTCACAAGGTGCACTTAGAGTACTAGAGAGAGGGTTGAATTTCGCTCCTACTCCAAACCACATCCCTTATGAAGAAGTGATAGGAAGTGTGGAGGAAGTAATAAGACGGAATCAGATACCGGCGAGTGATGCCGATGTGTTGAGACAGGACACAGCCGTTGCTTTACGTCACGCCAAACTTCCAACGCCAAACATCACAACTGAAGAAAAGGCCGCACTACGTAATCTCCGCCAAGATGAGGACGTGTTAGTACTTAAAGCGGACAAAGGGAATGCTACAGTGGTTATGAACGTCACGGAGTATGATAAAAAGATTCGCCACTTATTAAGTGATGTAAACACCTACAAGAGAGTGAACTACAACCCGACAGCGCGGACGAATCGCAGTACACACAAAATCCTAAAAGAATGTCAACATATACTTACAGATGACACATTTAAGTACTTGCTCCGTCCAAGAAATGTACAACCTCCCAAAATATATGGTCTGCCGAAGGTGCACAAGCCGAATGTTCCACTGCGACCCATAGTCAGCCAGATAGATTCGCCTACTTACCACCTGGCGAAGCATGTGGCTAGTATACTGCAACCATTGGTTGGACGTTCGACATCATATGTGAAGGACTCGAGGCATTTTATTGACATACTGCAGTCCATCAAACTTCGACCTAACGATCTATTGGTTAGTTTTGATGTTGAGTCGTTGTTCACAAATGTTCCGGTGGCAGACTGCATGGAAGTGGTGAAGTTGAGATTGCAAGAGAACAACATCCCTCTCGAGTATGTTAAGCTGCTTCATCATTGCTTGTGTACCAGTTACTTTGTATACCAGGGTCAGTACTACCTACAGATTGATGGTGTGGCAATGGGCAGTCCAGTGGCTCCGGTGGTGGCCAACATTTGGATGGAACATTTTGAACAGTTGGCTATCTCCACTGCCACCACATCTATAAAGCTGTGGAAGAGGTATGTCGATGACGTTTTCTGTATCATAGAGGGGAGCGAACAAGAGGTGAAAGTATGCTTGGCACATCTAAACAACATGCACGCGAAGATTAACTTCACTTACGAGTTGGAAAATGAGAGGACATTGCCATTTCTGGACGTGAAGATTTTAGTTCGTGCTGACGGCTCTCTAGGACACTCGGTTTACAGGAAATCGACTCACACTGACCGATATTTACAAGCTGATTCTCACCACCATCCCAGACAACTAAACTCTGTAGTCACCTCACTCACCAACCGCGCATATGATTTATGCGACGAGGAACATCTACAGGAGGAGCTGACACATGTGATGAAGGTGCTGCAGAGTAACGGATATAGGATTGCAAAGCACAAGAAGAAACCCACTAATAGACATCGGAGGTGCGAGGTTGAGAGGCAACCAGCATTTATGCCATATGTGAAGGGAGTGACAGATAAGGTTGCAAACATTCTCCACAAATACGCCATTAAGACTGTCTTCACTCCTTTCCGGAAAGTTTCCCAGATGCTGCGCTCGCCGAAGGATAGCTTCCCTCTAGAAAGACCTGGTGTCTATAAAGTGGACTGTAGTTGTGGCAAATCATATATCGGTCAGACTAAGCGTACTGTGGCTTGTAGAATTTCTGAGCATATCagagcggtgaaaaacaacgacgcacaaaaatccgctatagctcaacacatcctggaggctggatcaaaccactggattgagttacattacccacaagttatctcgacagaacgccactatatacctagactggtaagagaagcgattgagataaccaagtacaaaaacttcaaccgggaggatgggtttcaactgtcgagggcttggaatccagtggtccaactgtgtaaaacccgcaaaagtgccaagaaagaaaaaagttcgcgagcggacacagtgagttttgtgtgtcgagagctAAACCGAgatacaagtgacaatggtagtggtgttagtgacgtcagcaagaaacgaacgagaaagcgggtagaccgatttgtctgctcgtga